Proteins from a single region of Hymenobacter aquaticus:
- a CDS encoding heavy-metal-associated domain-containing protein: protein MNTLKSVLLSAFVLLFSQFGYAQKAPAAKAKGPATEQLQVKTSAVCDMCKARLEKAMAYEKGVQEAHLDVASQVLTVAYRPDKTTPDALRTAVQRTGYDADTQVAEPRAYDRLPDCCKKTNSVHPGTGH, encoded by the coding sequence ATGAATACTCTGAAATCAGTTCTGCTGTCGGCCTTCGTCCTGCTGTTCAGCCAGTTTGGCTACGCCCAGAAAGCCCCGGCCGCCAAGGCCAAAGGCCCCGCTACCGAGCAGCTACAGGTGAAAACCTCGGCCGTGTGCGACATGTGCAAGGCCCGGCTGGAAAAGGCTATGGCCTACGAAAAAGGCGTGCAGGAAGCCCACCTGGACGTGGCCAGCCAGGTCCTGACCGTGGCCTACCGGCCCGACAAGACGACCCCGGACGCTTTGCGCACGGCCGTGCAGCGCACCGGCTACGACGCCGATACCCAGGTAGCCGAGCCCCGCGCCTACGACCGGCTGCCCGACTGCTGCAAAAAGACCAACAGCGTGCACCCCGGCACCGGCCACTAA
- a CDS encoding UDP-N-acetylmuramoyl-L-alanyl-D-glutamate--2,6-diaminopimelate ligase produces the protein MTTANNPSHPLSSLLTGVTVRALVGSADVAVHGLTLDSRQAQPGTVFFALRGVQADGHQFIPKAVEQGASVVVCEELPAELADATTYVQVASSAEAMAHVAAAFYGHPSRQLKLVGVTGTNGKTTCATALHNLFRELGYHVGLLSTVQNQIDEQVIPTTHTTPDAIRLNELLARMVQAGCTHAFMEVSSHAVVQHRTTGLQFAGGIFTNLTHDHLDYHGTFDNYLKAKKGFFDGLSKQAFALTNADDKRGSVMLQNTAARRETYSLRGPATFRARLIENAVHGLHLDIDGRDVQFRLIGVFNAYNLLAVYGAAVLLGEDPTEVLTILSGLTPAAGRFETIVAEKTRITGIVDFAHSPDALENVLSTIADIRQPSQQIITVVGCGGNRDAGKRPIMANLACQGSSRVVLTSDNPRFEDPNDILAQMQAGVQPADLGKVLTIADRREAIKTAVALAQPGDILLVAGKGHETYQDVQGVKSDFDDRQVLREMFALLGK, from the coding sequence TTGACTACCGCCAATAACCCTTCGCATCCGCTTTCCTCCCTGCTCACGGGCGTAACCGTGCGCGCCCTGGTCGGCTCGGCCGACGTGGCCGTGCACGGCCTCACCCTGGATTCGCGCCAGGCGCAGCCCGGCACGGTGTTTTTTGCCCTGCGCGGCGTGCAGGCCGACGGACACCAGTTTATTCCGAAAGCCGTGGAGCAGGGTGCTTCGGTGGTCGTGTGTGAGGAGTTGCCCGCCGAGCTTGCCGACGCCACTACCTATGTGCAGGTGGCCAGCAGCGCCGAGGCTATGGCCCACGTGGCAGCGGCCTTCTACGGGCATCCGTCGCGGCAGCTGAAGCTGGTGGGCGTGACGGGCACCAACGGCAAAACCACCTGCGCCACGGCCCTGCACAACCTGTTCCGGGAGCTGGGCTACCACGTGGGCCTGCTGAGCACGGTGCAAAACCAGATTGACGAGCAGGTAATTCCGACCACCCACACCACCCCCGACGCCATCCGGCTCAACGAGCTGCTGGCCCGCATGGTGCAGGCCGGCTGCACCCACGCCTTCATGGAGGTCAGCTCCCACGCCGTGGTGCAGCACCGCACCACCGGCCTGCAATTCGCGGGCGGCATCTTTACCAACCTCACCCACGACCACCTCGACTACCACGGTACCTTCGACAACTATCTGAAGGCCAAAAAGGGCTTTTTCGACGGGTTGAGCAAGCAGGCGTTTGCCCTGACCAACGCCGACGACAAGCGCGGCAGCGTGATGCTGCAGAACACGGCGGCCCGGCGCGAAACCTATTCCCTGCGCGGTCCGGCCACCTTCCGGGCCCGCCTGATTGAAAACGCCGTGCACGGCCTGCACCTCGACATTGACGGGCGTGACGTGCAGTTTCGCCTGATCGGGGTGTTCAACGCCTACAACCTGCTGGCCGTGTACGGGGCGGCGGTGCTGCTGGGCGAGGACCCTACCGAAGTGCTGACCATCCTGTCGGGGCTGACGCCGGCGGCGGGCCGCTTCGAAACCATCGTGGCCGAGAAAACGCGCATCACCGGCATCGTCGACTTTGCCCACTCGCCCGACGCGCTGGAAAACGTGCTGTCGACCATTGCCGACATCCGCCAGCCCAGCCAGCAGATTATTACGGTGGTGGGCTGCGGCGGCAACCGCGACGCGGGCAAGCGCCCCATCATGGCCAATCTGGCCTGCCAGGGCTCCAGCCGCGTGGTACTCACCTCCGACAACCCCCGCTTTGAGGACCCCAACGACATTCTGGCCCAGATGCAGGCCGGCGTGCAGCCCGCCGACCTGGGCAAGGTGCTGACCATTGCCGACCGGCGCGAAGCCATTAAAACGGCCGTGGCCCTGGCCCAGCCCGGCGACATCCTGCTGGTGGCCGGCAAGGGCCACGAAACTTACCAGGACGTGCAGGGCGTCAAGAGCGACTTCGACGATCGGCAAGTGCTGCGGGAAATGTTTGCGCTGCTGGGAAAATGA
- a CDS encoding TonB-dependent receptor: MQSFVGRPWVAVLGLVLSSPAALAQSAAIAPVQGQVLDAAGSAPLPGAVVRWQEAASAGTTTDANGKFTLVRPARGEASHLIINFLGYKADTLTVAATDQAFVRVSLRRTVELGEVKVEERAPAYSSLTPTNTQIITSRDLTKSACCNLAESFETNAAVEVSTTDAVSGAKQIQLLGLDGAYSLLTVDNLPALRGLATPYRLSYLSGTWIEGIDIIKGMGSVVNGYESISGQVNVRLKEPEKAERLLFNAYGNDLGKFDLNLNLATPLSTKLSTALLLHSDHLGRRVDRNKDGFLDLPLATQYNLFNKWKYKSGTGIVSEVGLGALRETREGGQVEFRRDAPGPYYGTTLTTDRYTGFAKTSYTWPGRPYQSLGLLLSGTSHAFDSRYGIRTYDGTQRTGLATLLFQSVLGTTAHTYRLGLSYLHDNYQEVYKDGYTYASEPEAVRYQREHRNRYERVPGGFAEYTYQNARNLTLVGGLRLDHHNLYGWVLTPRLNVKYDVLTNTVLRLAAGTGFRTANPIAENAGMLVSSREFAISNNLRPERAWNVGGSFTQYFTLAGRPATFVADYYHTEFQNQVVADAYTLPTLLQIGNLEPGGRSFSRSFQAEVQVELLKGLQAKAAYKYLDVQTTYGGELLPKALTPQHRLFANLGYATAFDKWRGDLTTQWFGQRPLAHNPAMSGHTHGTDPTPLTLNYAPRYALLNAQVTRAFKRLEVYVGVENLTNYRQPDAIAGAAAPFGPTFDAAMIWGPTYGRLTYAGLRFTIE; the protein is encoded by the coding sequence ATGCAATCTTTTGTAGGACGACCCTGGGTCGCCGTGCTTGGCCTGGTGCTGAGCAGCCCGGCCGCGCTGGCCCAATCTGCTGCCATTGCGCCCGTGCAGGGCCAGGTGCTGGACGCCGCCGGCAGCGCCCCCTTGCCCGGCGCTGTCGTACGCTGGCAGGAAGCCGCCAGCGCCGGCACCACTACCGATGCCAACGGGAAATTCACCCTCGTCCGGCCGGCCCGGGGCGAGGCTAGCCACCTTATTATCAACTTCCTCGGCTACAAAGCCGATACGCTGACCGTGGCCGCTACTGATCAGGCGTTCGTGCGCGTCTCGCTGCGCCGCACCGTGGAGCTGGGCGAAGTAAAAGTTGAGGAACGGGCGCCGGCCTATTCTTCCCTGACGCCCACTAACACCCAGATTATCACCAGCCGCGACCTGACCAAATCGGCCTGCTGCAACCTGGCGGAAAGCTTCGAAACCAACGCGGCGGTGGAGGTATCGACCACCGATGCCGTGTCGGGAGCCAAGCAGATTCAGCTGCTGGGCCTCGACGGCGCCTACTCCCTACTGACCGTGGACAACCTGCCGGCCCTGCGCGGCCTGGCTACGCCTTACCGCCTGAGCTACCTGTCGGGCACCTGGATTGAGGGCATCGACATCATCAAGGGCATGGGCTCGGTGGTAAACGGCTACGAAAGCATTTCGGGGCAGGTGAACGTGCGACTGAAAGAGCCCGAGAAAGCCGAGCGGCTGCTGTTCAACGCCTACGGCAACGACCTGGGCAAATTCGACCTGAACCTGAACCTGGCCACGCCCCTGAGCACCAAGCTCAGCACGGCCCTGCTGCTGCACTCCGACCACCTCGGCCGCCGCGTCGACCGGAACAAGGACGGCTTTCTGGATTTGCCCCTGGCCACGCAGTACAACCTGTTCAATAAGTGGAAGTACAAGTCGGGCACCGGCATCGTGAGCGAAGTGGGCCTGGGGGCGCTGCGCGAAACCCGGGAAGGCGGGCAGGTCGAGTTCCGCCGCGACGCGCCCGGCCCCTACTACGGCACCACCCTCACCACCGACCGGTACACGGGCTTCGCCAAGACCTCCTACACCTGGCCCGGCCGGCCCTACCAGAGCCTGGGGCTGCTGCTCAGCGGCACCAGCCACGCTTTCGACTCGCGCTACGGCATCCGGACTTACGACGGCACCCAGCGCACCGGCCTGGCCACGTTGCTGTTTCAGAGCGTGCTGGGCACCACGGCCCACACCTACCGGCTGGGCCTGAGCTACCTGCACGACAACTACCAGGAGGTGTATAAGGACGGCTATACCTATGCCTCCGAGCCCGAGGCCGTGCGCTACCAGCGGGAGCACCGCAACCGCTACGAGCGGGTGCCGGGCGGCTTTGCCGAGTATACCTACCAGAACGCCCGCAACCTGACCCTGGTAGGCGGCCTGCGTCTGGACCACCACAACCTGTACGGCTGGGTGCTTACGCCGCGCCTGAACGTGAAGTACGACGTGCTGACCAATACGGTGCTGCGCCTGGCGGCCGGCACGGGCTTCCGCACGGCCAACCCCATTGCCGAAAACGCGGGCATGCTGGTCAGCTCCCGCGAGTTTGCCATCAGCAACAACCTGCGGCCCGAGCGGGCCTGGAACGTGGGCGGCAGCTTCACCCAGTATTTCACCCTGGCCGGCCGCCCCGCCACGTTCGTAGCCGACTACTACCACACCGAGTTTCAAAACCAGGTGGTAGCCGATGCCTATACCCTGCCCACGCTGCTGCAAATTGGCAATCTGGAGCCGGGGGGCCGCTCTTTCTCCCGCAGCTTCCAGGCCGAAGTGCAGGTAGAGCTCCTCAAGGGCCTGCAGGCCAAGGCAGCGTATAAGTACCTGGACGTGCAGACGACCTACGGCGGCGAGCTGCTGCCCAAAGCCCTGACGCCTCAGCACCGCCTGTTTGCCAACCTGGGCTACGCCACGGCCTTCGACAAGTGGCGCGGCGACCTAACCACCCAGTGGTTTGGCCAACGCCCCCTGGCCCACAACCCGGCCATGAGCGGGCACACCCACGGCACCGACCCCACCCCGCTCACCCTGAACTACGCGCCCCGCTACGCCCTGCTCAACGCCCAGGTGACGCGCGCCTTTAAGCGCCTGGAAGTGTACGTCGGGGTCGAGAACCTGACTAACTACCGCCAGCCCGACGCCATTGCCGGGGCGGCGGCGCCTTTCGGCCCGACCTTCGATGCCGCCATGATCTGGGGGCCTACCTACGGGCGGCTGACCTACGCCGGCCTGCGCTTTACGATTGAGTAA
- a CDS encoding penicillin-binding protein — protein sequence MKGSVKKSIVTRVRLAFLGVCLFSCAIMWKVSRIQFKEGDKWRSLEQERRIVYQPVFATRGNIYSDNESIMATSLPFFRVAWDPSVVDDKTFRGGADSLSLLLSRFFGDRSPKEYYRKLNDAKNKKSRYLRLNSRQINFQEKKMLTQWPIFRAGKNKGGVIFEKVDKRFRPFGGLAQRTIGFLNEDKNGAGLEFTYNRHLAGKDGEALFERLPGGNKPIYDGTEVKPQPGYDVKTTLDINLQDVAENALYKSLVDNSAQYGCVILMEVQTGEIKAVANLGKVADGVYREDYNYAIADQGRTEPGSTFKLASMMALLEDNPDLSLDDTVNTGRTGSMRIAGAVKTDTHAYGRLSVKQVIENSSNIGVAKLVNDHFSADPNKYTDYLKKFGLDKPLGFQMAGEARPYIKDPRDRSWSRTSLSTMCIGYELKLAPLQTLAFYNAIANNGVKVQPMIVKEIKQADKVLERFEPKVLIPKICSDETLIKLRAMLEGVVLEGTARAIQTPDYSIAGKTGTAWKFKNGQYTKQYSTSFCGYFPADNPKYSCIVVVDSPKGANWSGAQVAAPIFREVADKAMARDMASQRPLLARAPANKSKVPYVRAGLQDELTLVCQKLGVSNHSQASGDDWVRANRADSNVNAVDWKPVAVRPGRVPDVTGLTLRDALFLLENRGLRVKALGTGRVRQQSVAAGSGIRRGTVVTLSLEPIGSKTEAAPKALPAPEPTQLTENKLITAADQDEAKRIKALKAKRLAQYRLSQQAGKRTEAAKPKA from the coding sequence ATGAAAGGAAGCGTTAAGAAATCCATCGTTACCCGCGTTCGGCTGGCGTTTTTGGGCGTCTGCCTGTTTTCGTGCGCCATCATGTGGAAGGTGTCGCGCATTCAGTTCAAGGAGGGCGACAAGTGGCGCTCGTTGGAGCAGGAGCGGCGCATCGTGTACCAGCCCGTGTTTGCCACCCGTGGCAACATCTACTCCGACAACGAAAGCATTATGGCGACCTCGCTGCCCTTCTTCCGGGTGGCCTGGGACCCCAGCGTGGTCGATGACAAGACGTTCAGAGGCGGAGCCGACTCCTTGTCGCTGCTGTTGTCCCGCTTTTTCGGCGACCGGAGTCCCAAGGAATATTACCGCAAGCTGAACGACGCCAAAAACAAAAAATCCCGCTATCTGCGCCTCAACTCCCGGCAGATCAACTTCCAGGAAAAGAAGATGCTGACCCAGTGGCCTATTTTCCGGGCGGGCAAAAACAAGGGCGGCGTTATTTTCGAGAAAGTTGATAAGCGCTTCCGGCCCTTCGGCGGCCTGGCCCAGCGCACCATCGGCTTCCTGAACGAAGACAAGAACGGGGCGGGCCTGGAGTTCACCTACAACCGCCACCTGGCCGGCAAAGACGGCGAAGCGCTGTTTGAGCGCCTGCCCGGCGGCAACAAGCCCATCTACGACGGGACGGAAGTGAAGCCCCAGCCCGGCTACGACGTAAAAACCACCCTGGACATCAACCTCCAGGACGTGGCCGAAAACGCCTTATATAAGTCCCTGGTGGATAACAGCGCCCAGTACGGCTGCGTGATTCTGATGGAGGTGCAGACCGGCGAAATCAAGGCCGTGGCCAACCTGGGCAAGGTGGCCGACGGCGTGTACCGCGAAGATTACAACTACGCCATTGCCGACCAGGGCCGCACCGAGCCGGGCTCGACCTTCAAGCTGGCCTCGATGATGGCTCTGCTGGAAGACAACCCCGACCTGTCGCTCGACGATACCGTGAATACCGGCCGCACCGGCTCCATGCGCATCGCCGGGGCCGTGAAAACCGATACCCACGCCTACGGGCGGCTGTCGGTGAAGCAGGTCATTGAAAACTCGTCCAACATCGGGGTGGCTAAGCTGGTCAACGACCATTTCTCCGCCGACCCCAACAAGTACACCGACTACCTCAAGAAGTTCGGACTCGACAAGCCGCTGGGCTTCCAGATGGCGGGGGAGGCCCGGCCCTACATTAAGGACCCGCGCGACCGGTCGTGGAGCCGTACGTCGCTCAGCACCATGTGCATCGGCTACGAGCTGAAGCTGGCTCCCTTGCAGACGCTGGCGTTCTACAATGCCATTGCCAACAACGGCGTGAAGGTGCAGCCCATGATTGTCAAGGAAATCAAGCAGGCCGACAAGGTGCTGGAGCGCTTCGAGCCCAAGGTGCTGATTCCCAAAATCTGTTCCGACGAGACCCTGATCAAACTGCGCGCCATGCTCGAAGGCGTGGTGCTGGAAGGTACCGCCCGCGCCATTCAAACGCCCGACTACAGCATTGCCGGCAAAACCGGGACGGCCTGGAAGTTCAAGAACGGCCAGTATACCAAGCAGTATTCCACCAGCTTCTGCGGCTACTTCCCGGCCGACAACCCCAAATACAGCTGCATCGTGGTGGTCGACTCGCCGAAAGGCGCCAACTGGTCGGGGGCCCAGGTGGCGGCCCCCATCTTCCGGGAGGTGGCCGACAAAGCCATGGCCCGCGACATGGCCAGCCAGCGCCCCTTGCTGGCCCGGGCGCCGGCCAACAAATCGAAGGTACCCTACGTGCGGGCCGGCTTGCAGGACGAGCTGACGCTGGTGTGCCAGAAGCTGGGCGTGAGCAACCATTCCCAGGCCTCCGGCGACGACTGGGTGCGGGCCAACCGTGCCGACTCCAACGTGAATGCCGTGGACTGGAAGCCGGTGGCCGTGCGCCCCGGCCGCGTGCCCGACGTGACGGGCCTGACGTTGCGCGACGCGCTGTTTCTGCTCGAAAACCGGGGCCTGCGCGTGAAAGCTCTGGGTACGGGCCGGGTGCGGCAGCAGTCGGTGGCCGCGGGTAGCGGCATCCGGCGCGGCACCGTCGTGACGCTGTCCCTGGAGCCGATTGGCAGTAAAACGGAGGCCGCGCCCAAGGCGCTGCCGGCCCCGGAACCCACCCAACTCACCGAAAACAAGCTGATTACCGCCGCCGACCAGGACGAAGCCAAGCGAATCAAGGCGTTGAAAGCCAAGCGGCTGGCGCAGTACCGGTTAAGCCAACAGGCCGGCAAACGAACGGAAGCCGCGAAGCCCAAAGCCTAG
- a CDS encoding HYC_CC_PP family protein, which yields MRHRLFSACMALLVLITSVGLTVQSHTCRSSGRSTAAIVFSAPAHKCPPASGAGPLAASHQLAGKAQLKKGCCEFGTHFHKLEAASHALEQAKHLVASLDLAWLATDTWPLFTPAQRVAQATGWHASDSSPPLRAGRQLLAFVCTWQV from the coding sequence ATGCGCCACCGTCTCTTCAGCGCCTGCATGGCCCTGCTCGTGCTCATCACCTCGGTGGGCCTGACGGTACAGTCGCACACCTGCCGCAGCAGCGGGCGCAGCACGGCGGCCATCGTCTTCAGTGCCCCCGCGCACAAGTGCCCGCCGGCTTCCGGGGCCGGGCCACTGGCTGCTTCGCACCAGCTAGCCGGTAAGGCCCAGCTCAAGAAAGGCTGCTGCGAGTTTGGCACCCACTTCCACAAGCTGGAAGCCGCTTCGCACGCCCTCGAGCAAGCCAAGCACCTCGTGGCCAGCCTCGACCTCGCCTGGCTGGCCACCGATACCTGGCCGCTCTTTACGCCGGCCCAGCGCGTGGCGCAGGCTACCGGCTGGCACGCCAGCGACTCCTCCCCACCCCTGCGGGCGGGCCGGCAGCTGCTGGCGTTTGTCTGCACCTGGCAGGTCTAG
- a CDS encoding FtsL-like putative cell division protein, translating into MATNTLKPVANTPPRANVPREAAPAPVAAAPEPTPVPEAEPEPKPKAAKPKKAAPRSTWSVFTVLDRLTSVDSIFREGLPVQYLPHVLFVMFLILVYIGNTHWGYRMNRSIQKLKLETEDLRADYTTLKSDYMEASKQSEVARKVAAYGLVESSSPPFRITVPAGRLDEAELEALPVLTADSLAAMSAADSTALADSLAAAAPATATTKKSSNSSRQSHERKR; encoded by the coding sequence TTGGCTACCAATACCCTCAAACCCGTCGCCAATACGCCGCCCCGCGCCAACGTGCCCCGGGAAGCCGCGCCCGCGCCCGTAGCGGCGGCTCCCGAGCCTACGCCCGTGCCCGAGGCCGAGCCGGAGCCCAAACCCAAGGCGGCCAAGCCAAAAAAGGCCGCCCCGCGCAGCACCTGGAGCGTCTTTACCGTTCTGGACCGGCTCACCAGCGTCGACAGCATCTTCCGGGAAGGACTGCCGGTGCAATACCTGCCGCACGTGCTGTTCGTGATGTTTCTGATTCTGGTCTACATCGGCAACACCCACTGGGGCTACCGCATGAACCGCAGCATTCAGAAGCTGAAGCTCGAAACCGAAGACCTGCGCGCCGACTACACCACGCTGAAGTCGGACTACATGGAGGCCAGCAAGCAAAGCGAGGTGGCCCGCAAGGTGGCCGCCTACGGCCTGGTGGAAAGCTCCTCGCCGCCGTTCCGCATTACGGTGCCCGCCGGCCGCCTCGACGAGGCCGAGCTGGAAGCCCTGCCCGTACTTACCGCCGATTCGCTGGCCGCTATGTCGGCCGCCGACTCGACGGCCCTGGCTGATTCGCTGGCGGCAGCAGCCCCGGCCACGGCTACGACTAAGAAATCATCCAACTCTTCCCGCCAGAGCCATGAAAGGAAGCGTTAA
- the rsmH gene encoding 16S rRNA (cytosine(1402)-N(4))-methyltransferase RsmH — protein sequence MSPDYQNDTAYHRPVMLAECLDALDLRPDGRYVDVTFGGGGHSARMLERLTTGHLYSFDQDADAEREAARLARPQFTFVRANFRDLHQELDQRGVLPVDGLLADLGVSSHQFDTPERGFSTRFDGPLDMRMDPEGERTAGDIVNEYSEAELHRIFGMYGEVTNARTLAHTLTTARRGQAIQTIGALKKAIAPCTPRGKENKYLAQVFQALRIEVNDEMAALQEMLLQTAQVLRPGGRLVVMSYHSLEDRLVKNFMAKGKFFGEAEKNLFGHTNTPFEVLTRKPVEATAEEVALNSRARSAKLRIAVRRDE from the coding sequence ATGAGCCCCGACTACCAGAACGATACCGCCTACCACCGCCCCGTGATGCTGGCCGAGTGCCTCGACGCCCTCGACCTGCGCCCCGACGGCCGCTACGTGGACGTTACCTTCGGCGGCGGCGGCCACTCGGCCCGCATGCTGGAGCGCCTCACCACCGGCCACCTCTACAGCTTCGACCAGGATGCCGACGCCGAGCGGGAAGCGGCCCGGCTGGCCCGGCCCCAGTTCACCTTCGTGCGAGCCAACTTCCGCGACCTGCACCAGGAGCTTGACCAGCGCGGCGTGCTGCCCGTCGATGGCCTGCTGGCCGATCTGGGCGTGTCGTCGCACCAGTTTGACACTCCCGAGCGGGGCTTCAGCACCCGTTTCGATGGGCCCCTGGACATGCGCATGGACCCGGAAGGGGAGCGCACGGCCGGCGACATCGTCAATGAGTACTCCGAGGCCGAGCTGCACCGCATTTTCGGCATGTACGGCGAAGTGACCAACGCCCGCACCCTGGCCCACACCCTGACTACCGCCCGGCGCGGGCAGGCCATCCAGACCATTGGGGCCCTGAAAAAGGCTATTGCACCTTGCACGCCCCGGGGCAAGGAAAACAAGTACCTGGCCCAGGTTTTTCAGGCCCTGCGCATCGAGGTGAACGACGAAATGGCGGCCCTGCAGGAAATGCTGCTGCAAACGGCCCAGGTGCTGCGCCCCGGCGGCCGCCTGGTTGTCATGTCCTACCACTCGCTCGAAGACCGGCTGGTGAAGAACTTCATGGCCAAGGGAAAATTTTTCGGGGAAGCCGAGAAAAACCTGTTCGGTCACACCAACACCCCCTTCGAGGTGCTCACGCGCAAACCCGTGGAAGCCACCGCCGAAGAAGTAGCCCTCAACAGCCGGGCCCGCTCGGCCAAGCTGCGCATCGCAGTGCGCCGCGACGAGTGA
- the mraZ gene encoding division/cell wall cluster transcriptional repressor MraZ, with translation MNLLSGEYECKLDPKGRLVLPAKVKANLPEASGNQLVLVRGFEPCLVLYPRQSWRVIHDKVMALDEFNEEYRQFQRNFFRGMTEVELDNIGRFMLPRTMLRYSGIEKEAIIVGLGNRCEIWDPEKYDEFLIKDQQSFSKLAQKFLSTDTPPISGPLAA, from the coding sequence ATGAACCTCCTCTCTGGCGAATATGAGTGCAAGCTGGACCCGAAAGGGCGCTTGGTGCTGCCCGCCAAGGTGAAGGCCAATCTGCCCGAAGCCTCCGGCAACCAGCTGGTGCTGGTGCGGGGCTTCGAGCCCTGCCTGGTGCTGTATCCGCGCCAGTCGTGGCGCGTGATTCACGACAAGGTGATGGCCCTGGACGAGTTCAACGAGGAGTACCGGCAGTTTCAGCGCAACTTCTTCCGCGGCATGACCGAGGTGGAGCTCGACAACATCGGGCGCTTTATGCTGCCCCGCACCATGCTGCGCTACTCCGGCATCGAGAAGGAGGCCATCATCGTGGGGCTGGGCAACCGCTGCGAAATCTGGGACCCGGAGAAGTACGACGAGTTCCTGATCAAAGACCAGCAGAGCTTCTCGAAGCTGGCCCAGAAATTTTTATCCACCGACACACCGCCCATCAGCGGCCCCCTTGCCGCATGA
- a CDS encoding LytR/AlgR family response regulator transcription factor, which produces MKISCLLLDDDPLVLDLLQAYVAMTDVLDVKAAFTDPLDAHRYLMQHDVQVLFSDVTMPHLSGLDLVRSLQHPPLVVLMTSYPQYAMEGFNLDVIDFLLKPISLDRFLKAVNKIAGILRTNLVESDGNQDILSGWGSFFIRTDAQFVRLHYREVLYIEALKDFTKINTADGRTHLTLVNLKNIEEQLPPGLFVRTHRSYLVNTARIEAVSNLEVKVGGHSLPLGQTYRERVTERIVNRSLIRRQQPQ; this is translated from the coding sequence ATGAAGATTAGCTGTTTGCTGCTCGACGACGACCCGCTGGTGCTGGACTTGCTGCAAGCCTACGTGGCCATGACCGACGTATTGGACGTGAAGGCGGCCTTTACCGACCCGCTGGACGCGCACCGCTACCTGATGCAGCACGACGTGCAGGTGCTCTTCTCCGATGTGACCATGCCCCACCTCAGCGGCCTCGACCTGGTCCGCTCCCTGCAGCACCCGCCTCTGGTGGTGCTGATGACGTCCTACCCGCAGTACGCCATGGAAGGCTTTAATCTGGACGTTATTGACTTTCTGCTGAAGCCTATTTCGCTCGACCGGTTTTTGAAAGCCGTCAACAAAATAGCTGGCATCCTGCGCACGAATCTGGTTGAGTCGGATGGCAATCAGGATATTCTATCCGGCTGGGGCTCGTTTTTTATTCGCACCGACGCGCAGTTCGTGCGCCTGCATTACCGGGAAGTACTCTACATCGAGGCCCTGAAGGATTTCACCAAAATCAACACGGCCGACGGCCGCACCCACCTGACGCTGGTCAACCTCAAGAACATTGAAGAGCAGCTGCCCCCGGGCCTGTTTGTGCGTACGCACCGCTCCTACCTGGTCAATACGGCCCGCATTGAGGCCGTCAGCAATCTGGAAGTGAAGGTTGGGGGCCATTCCCTGCCGCTGGGCCAAACCTACCGGGAGCGGGTTACGGAGCGAATTGTGAACCGGTCCCTGATTCGGCGGCAGCAACCGCAGTAA